From one Pseudactinotalea sp. HY158 genomic stretch:
- a CDS encoding ATP-binding protein, with amino-acid sequence MRAPTVLLTCGSAGSGKTTYARAREAEGYAMLSMDSLVRSRFGVYGVDIPVERFQEYNDAVRPELERRLVDHLRAGRDVVLDSPLPRRADRDAYKDLVLSAGGRWRLVYFDVPPAERRRRVLARRERGTDPDAFPATDELLELFHANFEPPHGEGEEVVHP; translated from the coding sequence ATGCGCGCCCCCACGGTCCTCCTCACCTGTGGCTCGGCCGGCTCGGGCAAGACCACCTACGCCCGCGCGCGGGAGGCCGAGGGCTACGCGATGCTGTCGATGGACTCGCTCGTGCGCTCCCGCTTCGGCGTCTACGGGGTCGACATCCCGGTCGAGCGCTTCCAGGAGTACAACGATGCGGTCCGCCCCGAACTCGAGCGCCGGCTCGTCGACCACCTCCGGGCGGGGCGCGACGTCGTGCTCGACAGCCCGCTCCCCCGCCGCGCGGACCGCGACGCGTATAAGGACCTCGTGCTCTCGGCCGGGGGCCGGTGGCGGCTCGTCTACTTCGACGTGCCGCCGGCCGAGCGCCGCCGCCGGGTGCTCGCCCGACGGGAGCGGGGCACCGACCCCGATGCGTTCCCGGCGACGGACGAACTCCTCGAACTCTTCCACGCGAACTTCGAACCGCCCCACGGCGAGGGCGAGGAGGTAGTGCATCCATGA
- a CDS encoding DUF6580 family putative transport protein, producing the protein MSTALRYAVVVLLAAASLLWRDYNLNTFLAPGVELVTVLAVVSAILLPRVVAVAVPLLTVAVGDLVLGSHSVIFLYVWGAWVVIAIAALVMRRDRSRTATALVGLGIGAGASTLFFLVTNLGTWMLGRGEWYADSFAGLLTAYGMGLPFYLYPLAANLVLVPAAAVAAHALRGRLEAPAAALQPAH; encoded by the coding sequence ATGTCCACCGCCCTCCGGTACGCCGTCGTCGTCCTGCTCGCCGCAGCCTCGCTGCTGTGGCGCGACTACAACCTCAACACCTTCCTCGCCCCCGGGGTCGAGCTCGTGACCGTGCTCGCCGTGGTCTCGGCGATCCTGCTGCCGCGGGTGGTCGCGGTGGCGGTGCCGCTGCTGACCGTGGCCGTGGGCGATCTCGTGCTCGGCTCGCACTCGGTCATCTTCCTGTACGTGTGGGGCGCCTGGGTCGTCATCGCGATCGCTGCCCTCGTCATGCGCCGGGACCGGTCGCGCACGGCCACGGCCCTCGTCGGCCTCGGGATCGGTGCGGGCGCCTCCACCCTGTTCTTCCTCGTGACCAACCTCGGCACCTGGATGCTCGGCCGCGGCGAGTGGTACGCCGACTCATTCGCCGGCCTGCTCACCGCGTACGGCATGGGGCTGCCGTTCTACCTCTACCCGCTCGCAGCGAACCTCGTGCTCGTGCCCGCGGCCGCGGTCGCCGCCCACGCCCTGCGCGGCCGGCTCGAGGCGCCCGCCGCCGCGCTCCAGCCGGCGCACTGA
- a CDS encoding fused protease/ribonucleoside-triphosphate reductase, translating to MLSFQLPDSFLARFADRPVPWGFADAAGNSLGEITFLRTYSRQREDGSKERWHHVCRRVVEGMFSILADHQRTRRLPWDEAAAQELAQDAYERLFELKWTPPGRGLWIMGTPLVNEVGNSAPLQNCAFVSTGDMTPANPAAPFAFLMEASMLGVGVGFDTAGAAQGLTIHDPVVHAATTGFELDARGTASAPVVEPGTPVFRIPDTREGWVDSTVLVLEAYLSGADLPVMDYSLVRPKGAPIRTFGGTAAGPEPLHRLHTALAGVLHGRGGEPLSTRDIADLGNLIGVCVVAGNVRRSAEILLGRIDDPDFLDLKNPEVFPERNSYDPARPGWAWMSNNSVVVDTETDLTPLTGAIARNGEPGVIWLDTTRAYGRLADPADHRDHRVAGYNPCAEQPLESYECCTLVETFPSRATSLEDYLATLRIAFLYGKIVTLLPTHWERTNAVMQRNRRVGTSMSGIADFADTHGREALREWMDDGYRLVRDWDRELSERLAVRESIRTTTVKPSGTVSIVAGVSPGVHWAPGGTYFNRAIRFRNEDPLVTLFRAAGYRVEAAAEDPAGTSVVFFPIKSGARRSERDVPLREKAELAALAQAYWSDNSVSVTLSFEPESEADQIAGVLADFSGRLKTASFLPQGNVTYPQMPYTQITAEEYAEASRRLVPAFLDAVYDGDLATIDAIGEAYCATDDCEFDVLRINSEFAAADG from the coding sequence ATGCTCTCCTTCCAGCTGCCCGACTCCTTCCTCGCCCGCTTCGCCGACCGCCCCGTGCCCTGGGGCTTCGCCGATGCCGCCGGAAACTCCCTCGGCGAGATCACCTTCCTGCGCACCTACTCGCGCCAACGCGAGGACGGATCGAAGGAGCGCTGGCACCACGTGTGCCGGCGCGTCGTCGAGGGGATGTTCTCCATCCTCGCCGACCATCAGCGCACCCGCCGCCTGCCCTGGGACGAGGCCGCTGCGCAGGAACTTGCCCAGGACGCCTACGAGCGGCTCTTCGAACTCAAGTGGACCCCGCCCGGGCGGGGCCTGTGGATCATGGGCACCCCCCTGGTCAACGAGGTCGGAAACTCCGCGCCCCTGCAGAACTGCGCCTTCGTCTCCACCGGTGACATGACGCCCGCGAACCCCGCCGCCCCGTTCGCGTTCCTCATGGAGGCCTCGATGCTCGGGGTCGGCGTCGGATTCGACACCGCCGGCGCCGCGCAGGGGCTGACAATCCACGACCCGGTCGTGCACGCGGCGACCACGGGATTCGAGCTCGACGCCCGCGGGACGGCGTCGGCACCGGTCGTCGAGCCGGGAACACCGGTGTTCCGCATCCCCGACACCCGCGAGGGCTGGGTCGACTCCACGGTCCTGGTGCTCGAGGCCTACCTCTCGGGCGCCGACCTGCCGGTGATGGACTACTCCCTCGTACGCCCCAAGGGCGCCCCCATCCGCACCTTCGGGGGCACCGCCGCGGGGCCCGAGCCGCTGCACCGGCTGCACACCGCGCTCGCGGGGGTCCTCCACGGTCGCGGCGGCGAGCCCCTGAGCACCCGCGACATCGCCGACCTCGGCAACCTCATCGGCGTGTGCGTCGTGGCCGGCAACGTGCGCCGCTCCGCCGAGATCCTCCTCGGCCGCATCGACGACCCGGACTTCCTCGACCTGAAGAACCCCGAGGTCTTCCCCGAACGCAACTCCTACGACCCCGCCCGACCCGGCTGGGCGTGGATGTCGAACAACTCCGTGGTGGTCGACACGGAGACGGACCTGACGCCCCTCACGGGCGCGATCGCCCGCAACGGCGAACCCGGCGTCATCTGGCTCGACACGACCCGCGCGTACGGCCGGCTCGCCGACCCCGCCGATCACCGGGATCACCGGGTCGCGGGCTACAACCCCTGCGCGGAGCAGCCGCTGGAATCCTATGAATGCTGCACGCTCGTGGAGACCTTCCCCTCCCGGGCCACGTCGCTCGAGGACTACCTGGCCACCCTGCGGATCGCGTTCCTCTACGGAAAGATCGTCACCCTGCTGCCCACCCACTGGGAGCGCACCAACGCCGTGATGCAGCGCAACCGGCGCGTGGGCACGTCGATGTCCGGCATCGCCGACTTCGCCGACACCCACGGCCGGGAGGCGCTGCGAGAGTGGATGGACGACGGCTACCGGCTCGTCCGGGACTGGGACCGCGAGCTGTCGGAGCGGCTCGCGGTGCGCGAGTCGATCCGAACCACGACCGTCAAGCCGAGCGGCACCGTGAGCATCGTCGCCGGCGTCTCCCCGGGGGTGCACTGGGCGCCGGGGGGAACCTACTTCAACCGCGCCATCCGCTTCCGGAACGAGGATCCGCTCGTCACCCTCTTCCGGGCCGCCGGGTACCGGGTGGAGGCGGCCGCCGAGGATCCCGCCGGCACCTCCGTCGTCTTCTTCCCCATCAAGTCGGGCGCCCGCCGCTCCGAGCGGGACGTGCCGCTGCGGGAGAAGGCGGAGCTGGCGGCGCTCGCGCAGGCGTACTGGTCGGACAACTCGGTCTCGGTCACCCTCTCCTTCGAGCCGGAGTCGGAGGCCGACCAGATCGCCGGCGTGCTCGCCGACTTCTCCGGCCGGCTGAAGACCGCCTCGTTCCTGCCGCAGGGCAACGTCACCTACCCTCAGATGCCCTATACGCAGATCACGGCCGAGGAGTACGCGGAGGCCTCGCGCCGGCTCGTGCCCGCCTTCCTCGACGCCGTCTACGACGGCGATCTCGCAACGATCGATGCGATCGGCGAGGCGTACTGCGCCACCGACGACTGCGAATTCGACGTACTCAGGATCAACTCCGAGTTCGCCGCCGCCGACGGGTGA
- a CDS encoding copper homeostasis protein CutC, protein MNTAIELAVQDVAGTLVAAEVGADRVELGSALGVGGLTPSRGVIEAAVAAGAPHGVEVHVLIRPRAGDFVFTPAETAVMIADVRHAVAAGAAGVVIGALTPTGEVDLPAVDALVAAADGAEVTFHRAIDVSGNLFEVADTLLGHGITRVLTSGGALLAADGTAVLSELVDRLAGRMQVMAGSGINPGNVAAVAATGVDAVHFSAKEIVAGDALALGSADDGGYERTDPLLARRVVDALAADLALSR, encoded by the coding sequence ATGAACACAGCGATCGAACTGGCCGTGCAGGACGTGGCGGGGACCCTCGTCGCGGCCGAGGTGGGAGCGGACCGGGTCGAGCTCGGCTCGGCGCTCGGCGTCGGCGGTCTCACCCCCTCCCGCGGGGTCATCGAGGCGGCCGTCGCAGCCGGCGCACCGCACGGGGTCGAGGTACATGTGCTCATCCGGCCCCGCGCCGGTGACTTCGTGTTCACCCCCGCCGAGACGGCGGTCATGATCGCGGACGTGCGCCACGCCGTGGCCGCCGGGGCCGCCGGCGTGGTCATCGGCGCGCTCACCCCGACCGGCGAGGTCGACCTTCCCGCGGTCGATGCGCTCGTGGCGGCCGCGGACGGCGCGGAGGTGACGTTCCACCGGGCGATCGACGTGAGCGGCAACCTGTTCGAGGTGGCCGACACGCTCCTCGGCCACGGCATCACGCGCGTGCTCACCAGCGGGGGCGCGCTCCTCGCGGCCGACGGCACCGCCGTGCTCAGCGAGCTCGTGGACCGGCTCGCCGGCCGGATGCAGGTCATGGCGGGCTCGGGCATCAACCCCGGCAACGTCGCGGCGGTCGCCGCCACCGGGGTCGACGCCGTGCACTTCTCCGCCAAGGAGATCGTCGCCGGCGACGCCCTCGCGCTCGGCTCCGCCGACGACGGCGGCTACGAACGCACCGACCCGCTGCTCGCGCGCCGAGTCGTGGACGCGCTGGCCGCGGACCTCGCCCTGAGCCGCTGA
- a CDS encoding LLM class F420-dependent oxidoreductase, whose protein sequence is MDFRIFTEPQQGARYDDLLTVARASERLGFEGFFRSDHYLGMGTDGLPGPTDAWTTLAGLARETERITLGTLVASATFRHPGVLAIQVAQVDDMSGGRIELGLGAGWYAEEHAAYGIPFPARRFGLLTEQLEVLTGLWNTPVGGRFDYAGEHYELVDSPALPKPTRSVPIIVGGHGAKRTPALAARFASEFNTPFASEDDVPRLYARVRSACEEIARDPAELTYSSAFVVCVGADEAEFTRRAEAIGREPGELRENGIAGTPAEAIERLGRLRAAGTERMYLQVLDLADLDHLELIATEVVARL, encoded by the coding sequence ATGGACTTTCGCATCTTCACCGAACCGCAGCAGGGCGCCCGCTACGACGACCTGCTCACCGTGGCCCGAGCGAGCGAGCGGCTCGGCTTCGAGGGCTTCTTCCGGTCGGACCACTATCTGGGGATGGGCACCGACGGGCTCCCCGGCCCGACCGACGCCTGGACCACGCTCGCGGGCCTCGCCCGGGAGACCGAGCGGATCACGCTCGGCACCCTCGTCGCGTCCGCGACGTTCCGCCACCCCGGCGTGCTCGCCATCCAGGTGGCCCAGGTCGACGACATGTCCGGCGGGCGCATCGAGCTCGGGCTCGGGGCCGGGTGGTACGCCGAGGAGCACGCGGCCTACGGGATCCCGTTCCCGGCGCGCCGGTTCGGCCTGCTGACCGAGCAACTCGAGGTGCTCACGGGCCTGTGGAACACGCCGGTGGGCGGGCGCTTCGACTACGCGGGCGAGCACTATGAGCTCGTCGACTCCCCCGCCCTGCCCAAGCCGACCCGGAGCGTGCCGATCATCGTCGGCGGCCACGGCGCCAAGCGCACCCCGGCGCTCGCGGCCCGCTTCGCCTCGGAGTTCAACACGCCGTTCGCGAGTGAGGACGACGTACCCCGGCTCTACGCGCGGGTGCGCTCGGCGTGTGAGGAGATCGCGCGCGACCCGGCCGAACTCACCTATTCGAGCGCGTTCGTCGTGTGCGTGGGCGCCGACGAGGCCGAGTTCACGCGCCGCGCCGAGGCCATCGGCCGGGAGCCGGGCGAACTGCGCGAGAACGGGATCGCCGGCACCCCGGCCGAGGCGATCGAGCGGCTCGGCCGGCTGCGCGCGGCGGGCACCGAGCGGATGTACCTGCAGGTGCTCGACCTCGCCGACCTCGACCACCTCGAGCTCATCGCCACGGAGGTCGTGGCGCGGCTCTGA
- a CDS encoding LLM class F420-dependent oxidoreductase: MKIGFHTGYWSAGPPPGAAEAVARADALGFDSVWTAEAYGSDALTPLAWWGARTSTALLGTGIAQLDARTPAATAMAALTLDHLSGGRFILGLGVSGPQVVEGWYGRPYARPLARTREYVEIVRSVLARSGPLTAPGPHYPLPLPEDDGGSGRGKALTSTVHPLRADLPIHLAAQGPRNVALAAEIADGWLPAFFTPSRDSQAREHLAAGFDRRSPERSPASAFEVSAIVPVALGADVEQAARLLAPHVALYVGGMGSSEANFHREAIARAGWAEACEEIAELYPRDRRAAAAAVPTELVLDLALAGSPAEIREQARRWEATCVTRLIVQTDPRALPALAEALL; the protein is encoded by the coding sequence ATGAAGATCGGATTCCACACCGGCTACTGGTCCGCCGGGCCGCCCCCGGGGGCCGCCGAGGCGGTCGCCCGCGCCGACGCCCTCGGATTCGACTCCGTCTGGACCGCGGAGGCCTACGGCTCCGACGCCCTCACCCCGCTCGCGTGGTGGGGCGCCCGCACGTCCACCGCGTTGCTCGGGACCGGCATCGCCCAGCTCGACGCGCGCACGCCGGCCGCCACGGCGATGGCCGCCCTCACGCTCGACCACCTGAGCGGCGGCCGCTTCATCCTCGGCCTGGGCGTCTCCGGCCCGCAGGTGGTCGAGGGCTGGTACGGACGCCCGTACGCCCGGCCCCTGGCCCGCACGCGCGAGTATGTCGAGATCGTGCGCTCCGTGCTCGCCCGGAGCGGTCCACTCACCGCGCCCGGGCCGCACTATCCGCTCCCACTGCCTGAGGACGACGGCGGGTCGGGTCGGGGCAAGGCGCTCACCTCGACGGTTCATCCGTTGCGCGCGGACCTGCCCATCCACCTCGCGGCGCAGGGCCCGCGGAACGTCGCCCTCGCCGCCGAGATCGCCGACGGCTGGCTGCCCGCCTTCTTCACCCCGAGTCGGGACTCCCAGGCCCGTGAACACCTGGCGGCCGGGTTCGACCGGCGCTCCCCGGAGCGCAGCCCGGCCTCCGCCTTCGAGGTGAGCGCGATCGTGCCGGTCGCGCTCGGGGCCGACGTCGAGCAGGCGGCCCGGCTCCTCGCCCCCCACGTCGCCCTCTACGTGGGGGGCATGGGCTCGAGCGAGGCGAACTTCCACCGCGAGGCGATCGCCCGCGCCGGCTGGGCGGAGGCCTGCGAGGAGATAGCGGAGCTCTATCCGCGCGACCGGCGCGCGGCGGCCGCGGCGGTGCCCACCGAGCTCGTGCTCGACCTCGCGCTCGCCGGCTCACCCGCCGAGATCCGCGAGCAGGCGCGGCGCTGGGAGGCGACCTGCGTGACCCGGCTCATCGTGCAGACCGACCCGCGCGCCCTGCCTGCCCTCGCCGAGGCGCTGCTCTGA
- a CDS encoding metalloregulator ArsR/SmtB family transcription factor, with amino-acid sequence MSSHTSRTALAELSSLADPLRRRLYDFVVAQDAPVGRDEAATAVEIGRTLAAYHLDKLAGAGLLDVSYARREGRTGPGAGRPAKLYARAEREVAASVPPRNYALLARLLAGAAAADETGEVSAALARAAAAEGTRSADGGADLLDALTGLGFEPAVSESGDITLRNCPFHAIAQHQSELVCGMNHALIRGLLSGAGSDPDRAELAPRPGRCCVVIHPAGARPAGIS; translated from the coding sequence ATGAGTTCGCACACCTCCCGCACCGCCCTGGCCGAGCTCAGTTCGCTGGCCGACCCGCTGCGCCGGCGCCTCTACGACTTCGTCGTGGCACAGGACGCCCCGGTCGGCCGGGACGAGGCCGCCACCGCCGTCGAGATCGGCCGCACCCTCGCCGCCTATCACCTCGACAAGCTCGCCGGCGCCGGCCTCCTCGACGTGAGCTATGCGCGCCGAGAGGGACGCACCGGCCCGGGAGCCGGCCGGCCGGCCAAGCTCTACGCCCGCGCCGAACGCGAGGTCGCGGCGAGCGTCCCCCCGCGCAACTACGCCCTGCTGGCGCGCCTGCTCGCGGGCGCCGCGGCCGCCGACGAGACCGGCGAGGTCTCCGCTGCCCTCGCCCGCGCCGCCGCCGCCGAGGGCACGCGCAGCGCCGACGGCGGCGCGGACCTCCTGGACGCCCTCACCGGCCTCGGCTTCGAGCCCGCGGTCTCGGAGTCCGGCGACATCACGCTGCGCAACTGCCCGTTCCACGCCATCGCCCAACACCAGAGCGAGCTCGTGTGCGGGATGAACCACGCCCTCATCCGGGGCCTGCTGTCCGGGGCCGGGTCCGATCCGGACCGCGCCGAGCTCGCCCCGCGCCCCGGGCGCTGCTGCGTGGTCATCCACCCGGCCGGCGCCCGACCCGCCGGAATCTCCTGA
- the folE gene encoding GTP cyclohydrolase I: MTTLELVPERVASERPAADLDRAEFAAAEFLRALGIRLDQPHLAATPGRMARAWAELLTPRPFDLTTFPNDEGYDEMVVVRDVPVRSVCEHHLLPFTGRACVGYLPDERIVGLSKLARVVEYVACRPQTQERLTKQVADWLQEHLHPRAVGVVVTAEHSCMSLRGARATGAATVTSALLGQLRDDPRSRQEFLSLSGIAG, encoded by the coding sequence ATGACCACGCTGGAGCTCGTGCCCGAGCGCGTCGCCTCCGAGCGGCCCGCCGCCGACCTGGACCGGGCCGAGTTCGCGGCCGCGGAGTTCCTGCGGGCGCTGGGGATCCGGCTCGACCAGCCGCACCTGGCCGCCACGCCCGGGCGCATGGCCCGGGCGTGGGCCGAGCTGCTCACTCCCCGCCCCTTCGACCTGACCACCTTCCCGAACGACGAGGGCTACGACGAGATGGTCGTCGTGCGCGACGTGCCCGTGCGGTCGGTCTGTGAGCATCATCTGCTGCCGTTCACGGGCCGCGCCTGCGTGGGCTACCTCCCGGACGAGCGGATCGTCGGGCTCTCGAAGCTCGCCCGGGTGGTCGAGTACGTCGCCTGCCGCCCGCAGACGCAGGAGCGGCTGACCAAGCAGGTCGCCGACTGGCTGCAGGAGCACCTGCATCCCCGGGCGGTCGGGGTGGTCGTCACCGCCGAGCATTCGTGCATGAGCCTGCGCGGGGCGCGGGCCACGGGGGCGGCCACCGTGACGTCCGCGCTGCTGGGGCAACTCCGTGACGACCCGCGATCGCGCCAGGAGTTCCTCTCCCTCTCCGGCATCGCCGGCTGA
- a CDS encoding NADPH-dependent FMN reductase, with translation MKIAIIVGSTRPGRLGSQVGAWVAAHATDRDEATFEVLEVADFGLSLLDEATIPGAADREYENPRTREWSTAVDSYDGFVFVAPEYNHSVSAAMKNAFDVLYPEWAGKTVAFVGYGASGGIRAVEHWRGIVANASMFATRNQVAVNTLTDFPGGELAPSDRLAADLTGVLDELVTLTSRIGSPALAI, from the coding sequence GTGAAGATCGCGATCATCGTCGGCAGCACCCGTCCCGGACGCCTGGGCAGCCAGGTGGGCGCCTGGGTCGCCGCCCACGCCACCGACCGCGACGAGGCGACCTTCGAGGTGCTCGAGGTCGCCGACTTCGGGCTCTCGCTCCTCGACGAGGCCACGATCCCCGGCGCCGCCGATCGCGAGTACGAGAACCCCCGCACCCGGGAGTGGAGCACGGCGGTCGATTCCTACGACGGCTTTGTGTTCGTGGCGCCCGAATACAACCATTCGGTATCGGCCGCAATGAAGAACGCGTTCGACGTGCTCTACCCCGAGTGGGCCGGCAAGACCGTGGCCTTCGTCGGCTACGGGGCCTCCGGGGGGATCCGCGCGGTCGAGCATTGGCGCGGCATCGTGGCGAACGCCTCGATGTTCGCCACGCGCAACCAGGTCGCCGTGAACACCCTCACGGACTTCCCGGGCGGCGAGCTCGCGCCGTCCGACCGGCTCGCGGCCGACCTCACCGGGGTTCTTGATGAACTTGTTACATTAACTTCCCGGATCGGGTCGCCCGCGCTGGCGATCTGA
- a CDS encoding DNA-3-methyladenine glycosylase I: MARCFGDGDPLYESYHDHEWAVPPPAGADERELLERLSLEAFQSGLSWLTILRKRESFRLAFAGFDPAVVARMGEDDVARLLADASLVRNERKIRATITNARALEELHAGGTRLWDVLAAHTPDRAFYAHDGTLVRWQTHAQVPSRTPYSVALAADLKSRGFTFLGPTTAYATLQAVGLVDDHLATCPVGLARAEAEARARSDGRSVRPLTARTPGDPIPLQWSYC; this comes from the coding sequence ATGGCCAGGTGTTTCGGGGACGGTGATCCCCTCTACGAGAGCTACCACGACCACGAATGGGCCGTGCCACCGCCGGCGGGTGCCGACGAGCGCGAGCTGCTCGAGCGCCTCAGCCTCGAGGCGTTCCAGTCCGGCCTGTCGTGGCTGACGATCCTGCGCAAGCGGGAGTCGTTCCGCCTCGCGTTCGCGGGTTTCGATCCGGCCGTCGTCGCGCGGATGGGTGAGGACGACGTCGCCCGCCTCCTCGCCGACGCCTCGCTCGTGCGCAACGAGCGCAAGATCCGGGCGACGATCACGAACGCGCGGGCCCTCGAGGAGCTGCACGCGGGCGGCACCCGGCTGTGGGACGTGCTCGCCGCCCACACCCCCGATCGGGCGTTCTACGCCCACGACGGCACCCTCGTGCGGTGGCAGACGCACGCGCAGGTGCCGTCCCGGACCCCGTACTCGGTGGCCCTCGCCGCCGATCTCAAGTCCCGCGGCTTCACGTTCCTCGGGCCCACGACCGCCTACGCGACCCTGCAGGCCGTCGGCCTCGTGGACGACCACCTGGCCACCTGCCCGGTCGGCCTCGCCCGCGCCGAGGCCGAGGCGCGGGCACGGTCCGACGGCCGGTCGGTGAGGCCCCTCACAGCCCGCACCCCCGGCGATCCGATCCCCCTACAGTGGAGCTACTGTTGA
- a CDS encoding deoxyribonuclease IV, with protein MPEFGLGAHVDAADPIAGARERGAAHVQIFLGDPKGWKGADVAYPGGAGALAVAARAAQVELYVHAPYVLNVASTNNRIRIPSRKQLQVQIDAAAEIGAAGIVVHGGHVRAGEDLAVGFDNWRKCIDGLDQRVPVLIENTAGGDGAMARGLERIARLWEAIGAADGGDRVGFCLDTCHAWASGEDLPGLAERITAITGRIDLLHCNDSRDAQGSGADRHAGLGHGTIPEADLVAVVAEAGAPVMLETPGGVDEHRADMAWLRKRLG; from the coding sequence ATGCCTGAGTTCGGACTGGGTGCGCACGTGGATGCGGCCGACCCTATCGCCGGCGCCCGGGAGCGCGGGGCCGCGCACGTGCAGATCTTCCTGGGCGACCCGAAGGGGTGGAAGGGGGCCGACGTGGCCTACCCGGGCGGGGCCGGGGCCCTCGCCGTGGCCGCGCGGGCGGCGCAGGTCGAGCTGTACGTGCACGCGCCCTACGTGCTCAACGTGGCGAGCACGAACAACCGGATCCGCATCCCGAGCCGGAAGCAGCTGCAGGTGCAGATCGATGCGGCCGCCGAGATCGGTGCGGCCGGGATCGTCGTCCACGGCGGGCACGTGCGGGCGGGCGAGGATCTCGCGGTCGGCTTCGACAACTGGCGAAAGTGCATCGACGGCCTCGACCAGCGCGTGCCCGTGCTCATCGAGAACACCGCCGGCGGCGACGGCGCAATGGCCCGGGGCCTCGAGCGGATCGCCCGACTCTGGGAGGCGATCGGCGCGGCCGACGGCGGTGATCGGGTGGGCTTCTGCCTCGACACCTGCCACGCGTGGGCCAGCGGCGAAGACCTGCCCGGCCTCGCGGAGCGGATCACCGCGATCACCGGCCGGATCGACCTGCTCCACTGCAACGACTCCCGCGACGCGCAGGGCTCCGGGGCGGACCGGCACGCGGGCCTCGGCCACGGCACGATCCCGGAGGCCGACCTCGTGGCCGTCGTCGCCGAGGCCGGGGCGCCCGTCATGCTCGAGACCCCCGGCGGGGTCGACGAGCACCGGGCCGACATGGCCTGGCTGCGCAAGCGGCTCGGCTGA
- a CDS encoding PPOX class F420-dependent oxidoreductase, which translates to MDLPDALDFLRTNHRAVLATRRRSGDPQLSPVLAVADEAGRVLVSTRETAMKTRNLRREPRASLLVLPDAFFGAWVQLTGPVEIVSLPEAMDLLIDYYRRASGEHENWDDYRAAMIGEQRCVVVLTPEQAGPTVAG; encoded by the coding sequence ATGGACCTCCCCGACGCGCTCGACTTCCTGCGCACCAACCACCGCGCCGTGCTCGCCACCCGGCGCCGCAGCGGCGATCCCCAGCTCTCGCCGGTGCTCGCCGTCGCCGACGAGGCGGGCCGGGTGCTCGTGAGCACCCGGGAGACGGCGATGAAGACCCGCAATCTGCGGCGCGAGCCCCGCGCCTCCCTGCTCGTGCTGCCCGACGCCTTCTTCGGCGCCTGGGTCCAGCTCACCGGCCCGGTCGAGATCGTCTCGCTGCCGGAGGCCATGGACCTGCTCATCGACTACTACCGCCGCGCCAGCGGGGAGCACGAGAATTGGGACGACTACCGGGCGGCGATGATCGGCGAGCAGCGTTGCGTCGTCGTGCTCACCCCCGAACAGGCCGGTCCGACGGTGGCCGGCTGA